Proteins from a single region of Gossypium arboreum isolate Shixiya-1 chromosome 1, ASM2569848v2, whole genome shotgun sequence:
- the LOC108480586 gene encoding uncharacterized protein LOC108480586 isoform X3 — MRAWFSGGSSGNDEEQGKEGSSLLSDWNSYAASKEAEEGTTTVFGFDLESAARSANDTVTGTFNVVSKGVRDLPGNLQSATSSVPSGKAFIYFGLFLAAGVFFVFIAFTMFLPVMVLLPQKFAICFTLGCGFIIGSFFALRGPKNQLAHMSSKEVLALAYYAVSYFPGGSAGLKFLTSALTSSVSRCFGSILGFSSFSNITAETD, encoded by the exons atgcgAGCTTGGTTCTCAGGCGGCAGTAGTGGGAATGATGAGGAGCAGGGAAAAGAAGGGTCATCTCTTTTATCAGATTGGAACTCATATGCTGCTTCAAAAGAAGCAGAAGAGGGAACTACAACTGTGTTTGGGTTTGATCTTGAGTCTGCTGCGAGGTCCGCCAATGATACTGTCACTGGTACCTTCAATGT TGTTTCAAAAGGGGTGAGAGATCTCCCTGGGAATCTCCAATCTGCCACAAGTAGTGTCCCTTCAGGAAAAGCATTCATCTACTTTGGTTTATTTCTGGCAGCTGGGGTCTTTTTTGTTTTCATTGCTTTTACCATGTTTCTTCCAGTCATGGTGCTCTTGCCCCAAAAATTTGCAATCTGCTTTACCCTTGGATGTGGCTTTATCATTGGATCATTCTTTGCTCTCAGAGGCCCAAAGAATCAGTTGGCCCACATGTCATCGAAAGAG GTCCTTGCACTTGCATACTATGCTGTTTCTTACTTCCCTGGTGGGTCTGCTGGGCTCAAATTTCTCACCTCTGCTCTTACCTCTTCAGTGTCAAGATGTTTTGGGAG TATCTTGGGATTTTCAAGCTTCTCAAATATCACAGCTGAAACCGACTAG
- the LOC108480586 gene encoding protein transport protein SFT2 isoform X1, with protein MRAWFSGGSSGNDEEQGKEGSSLLSDWNSYAASKEAEEGTTTVFGFDLESAARSANDTVTGTFNVVSKGVRDLPGNLQSATSSVPSGKAFIYFGLFLAAGVFFVFIAFTMFLPVMVLLPQKFAICFTLGCGFIIGSFFALRGPKNQLAHMSSKERLPFTLGFIGSMVGTMYVSMVLHSYILSVLFSVVQVLALAYYAVSYFPGGSAGLKFLTSALTSSVSRCFGSILGFSSFSNITAETD; from the exons atgcgAGCTTGGTTCTCAGGCGGCAGTAGTGGGAATGATGAGGAGCAGGGAAAAGAAGGGTCATCTCTTTTATCAGATTGGAACTCATATGCTGCTTCAAAAGAAGCAGAAGAGGGAACTACAACTGTGTTTGGGTTTGATCTTGAGTCTGCTGCGAGGTCCGCCAATGATACTGTCACTGGTACCTTCAATGT TGTTTCAAAAGGGGTGAGAGATCTCCCTGGGAATCTCCAATCTGCCACAAGTAGTGTCCCTTCAGGAAAAGCATTCATCTACTTTGGTTTATTTCTGGCAGCTGGGGTCTTTTTTGTTTTCATTGCTTTTACCATGTTTCTTCCAGTCATGGTGCTCTTGCCCCAAAAATTTGCAATCTGCTTTACCCTTGGATGTGGCTTTATCATTGGATCATTCTTTGCTCTCAGAGGCCCAAAGAATCAGTTGGCCCACATGTCATCGAAAGAG AGGCTTCCTTTTACATTAGGATTTATTGGAAGTATGGTGGGCACCATGTATGTTTCCATGGTGCTTCATAGCTACATTCTTTCTGTGCTTTTTTCTGTTGTTCAG GTCCTTGCACTTGCATACTATGCTGTTTCTTACTTCCCTGGTGGGTCTGCTGGGCTCAAATTTCTCACCTCTGCTCTTACCTCTTCAGTGTCAAGATGTTTTGGGAG TATCTTGGGATTTTCAAGCTTCTCAAATATCACAGCTGAAACCGACTAG
- the LOC108480586 gene encoding protein transport protein SFT2 isoform X2 gives MRAWFSGGSSGNDEEQGKEGSSLLSDWNSYAASKEAEEGTTTVFGFDLESAARSANDTVTGTFNVVSKGVRDLPGNLQSATSSVPSGKAFIYFGLFLAAGVFFVFIAFTMFLPVMVLLPQKFAICFTLGCGFIIGSFFALRGPKNQLAHMSSKERLPFTLGFIGSMVGTMYVSMVLHSYILSVLFSVVQVLALAYYAVSYFPGGSAGLKFLTSALTSSVSRCFGR, from the exons atgcgAGCTTGGTTCTCAGGCGGCAGTAGTGGGAATGATGAGGAGCAGGGAAAAGAAGGGTCATCTCTTTTATCAGATTGGAACTCATATGCTGCTTCAAAAGAAGCAGAAGAGGGAACTACAACTGTGTTTGGGTTTGATCTTGAGTCTGCTGCGAGGTCCGCCAATGATACTGTCACTGGTACCTTCAATGT TGTTTCAAAAGGGGTGAGAGATCTCCCTGGGAATCTCCAATCTGCCACAAGTAGTGTCCCTTCAGGAAAAGCATTCATCTACTTTGGTTTATTTCTGGCAGCTGGGGTCTTTTTTGTTTTCATTGCTTTTACCATGTTTCTTCCAGTCATGGTGCTCTTGCCCCAAAAATTTGCAATCTGCTTTACCCTTGGATGTGGCTTTATCATTGGATCATTCTTTGCTCTCAGAGGCCCAAAGAATCAGTTGGCCCACATGTCATCGAAAGAG AGGCTTCCTTTTACATTAGGATTTATTGGAAGTATGGTGGGCACCATGTATGTTTCCATGGTGCTTCATAGCTACATTCTTTCTGTGCTTTTTTCTGTTGTTCAG GTCCTTGCACTTGCATACTATGCTGTTTCTTACTTCCCTGGTGGGTCTGCTGGGCTCAAATTTCTCACCTCTGCTCTTACCTCTTCAGTGTCAAGATGTTTTGGGAGGTGA
- the LOC108482272 gene encoding peptidyl-prolyl cis-trans isomerase FKBP16-1, chloroplastic isoform X2: protein MDRQHKDVTIKGSHSRHPSVSVKSLPRRVFLQLMGFSPISLCIYPLFAAPMQDMNEPEVIRTLKLSSGVRIQEIIEGEGRQARDGDYVQVNYVCRRSNGYFVHSTVDQFSGESSPVTLPLDENQIIKGLKDVLTGMKVGGKRRALIPPSVGYINENLKPIPDEFGPRRSLLSHAKEPLIFEVQLLKIL, encoded by the exons ATGGACAGACAGCACAAGGATGTTACGATTAAGGGCTCGCATAGCCGGCACCCTTCTGTATCAGTAAAAAGTTTGCCTAGGAGGGTGTTTTTGCAGCTTATGGGGTTCAGTCCCATATCGTTGTGTATTTATCCTCTTTTTGCTGCCCCGATGCAAGATATGAATGAACCTGAAGTGATTCG GACATTGAAGCTTTCCAGTGGGGTGAGAATTCAAG AAATTATTGAAGGGGAGGGACGGCAAGCTCGTGACGGAGACTATGTACAAGTAAACTATGTCTGCCGACGATCAAATGGATATTTCGTTCACAG CACTGTGGATCAATTCAGTGGAGAAAGCTCTCCTGTCACCCTTCCTTTGGATGAGAACCAG ATTATAAAGGGCTTGAAGGATGTTTTGACGGGCATGAAGGTTGGAG GAAAGAGAAGAGCATTGATACCTCCTTCCGTGGGATACATCAATGAAAACTTGAAACCGATTCCTGATGAG TTCGGTCCTCGGCGTAGCCTCTTATCTCATGCCAAAGAACCTTTGATCTTTGAGGTCCAGCTTCTGAAGATATTATAA
- the LOC108482272 gene encoding peptidyl-prolyl cis-trans isomerase FKBP16-1, chloroplastic isoform X1, with protein sequence MHLQLQALPFQTLQQLPCSFNFPPRQHKDVTIKGSHSRHPSVSVKSLPRRVFLQLMGFSPISLCIYPLFAAPMQDMNEPEVIRTLKLSSGVRIQEIIEGEGRQARDGDYVQVNYVCRRSNGYFVHSTVDQFSGESSPVTLPLDENQIIKGLKDVLTGMKVGGKRRALIPPSVGYINENLKPIPDEFGPRRSLLSHAKEPLIFEVQLLKIL encoded by the exons ATGCACCTGCAATTACAAGCTCTTCCATTTCAGACCTTACAACAGTTGCCCTGTTCTTTTAACTTCCCACCAAG ACAGCACAAGGATGTTACGATTAAGGGCTCGCATAGCCGGCACCCTTCTGTATCAGTAAAAAGTTTGCCTAGGAGGGTGTTTTTGCAGCTTATGGGGTTCAGTCCCATATCGTTGTGTATTTATCCTCTTTTTGCTGCCCCGATGCAAGATATGAATGAACCTGAAGTGATTCG GACATTGAAGCTTTCCAGTGGGGTGAGAATTCAAG AAATTATTGAAGGGGAGGGACGGCAAGCTCGTGACGGAGACTATGTACAAGTAAACTATGTCTGCCGACGATCAAATGGATATTTCGTTCACAG CACTGTGGATCAATTCAGTGGAGAAAGCTCTCCTGTCACCCTTCCTTTGGATGAGAACCAG ATTATAAAGGGCTTGAAGGATGTTTTGACGGGCATGAAGGTTGGAG GAAAGAGAAGAGCATTGATACCTCCTTCCGTGGGATACATCAATGAAAACTTGAAACCGATTCCTGATGAG TTCGGTCCTCGGCGTAGCCTCTTATCTCATGCCAAAGAACCTTTGATCTTTGAGGTCCAGCTTCTGAAGATATTATAA